The proteins below are encoded in one region of Metabacillus dongyingensis:
- a CDS encoding glutamate-5-semialdehyde dehydrogenase, with the protein MSEVLRKGKAAKAVSYHLIGKTTEEKNTALEKIAQQLEREQDYLVTENQKDLDFGRSNGLSDSILDRMLLNKKRIEDMAHAIRLLIKLKDPIGETLETIEKENGLLIQKKRVPLGVIGMIYEARPNVTIDAATLSLKTGNAVILRGSSSSIHSNKALVSVIHRALEQTAIPQEAVQLIEDTSRETAKELFTLNEYLDVLIPRGGKKLIDTVVRESTVPVLETGAGNCHIYIDESADPTMSERIVLNGKTQRPSVCNAIETILIHEKWLQTSGEKLLQQLHDQSVEIYGDEQIRSIFPKAKPAAEEDWSTEYLALTVSVKSVKDLEEAIHHINKYGTKHSEAILTTNEGNASQFQTRVDAAAVYHNASTRFTDGFEFGYGAEIGISTQKLHARGPMGLPALTSSKHFIYGNGQIRE; encoded by the coding sequence ATGAGCGAAGTACTAAGAAAAGGCAAGGCAGCCAAAGCTGTCAGCTATCATTTAATTGGAAAAACGACTGAAGAAAAAAATACCGCATTAGAAAAAATTGCCCAGCAATTAGAAAGGGAACAAGACTATCTTGTCACCGAAAATCAAAAGGACCTTGATTTTGGAAGATCTAATGGATTATCTGACTCCATCCTTGACCGTATGCTGCTGAACAAAAAGCGCATTGAAGACATGGCACACGCCATCCGTCTCCTGATCAAACTGAAAGATCCAATCGGAGAAACACTTGAAACCATCGAAAAAGAAAACGGCCTTCTTATCCAGAAAAAGCGTGTTCCTCTTGGAGTGATCGGCATGATTTATGAAGCAAGGCCAAACGTCACCATCGACGCCGCAACACTTTCATTGAAAACAGGAAATGCCGTCATCTTGCGAGGCAGCTCATCCTCCATCCATTCAAACAAAGCGCTTGTATCCGTCATCCACCGCGCTCTTGAACAAACGGCAATTCCGCAGGAGGCCGTGCAGCTCATCGAAGACACGAGCAGGGAAACAGCGAAAGAGTTATTCACCCTAAATGAATACCTCGATGTTTTGATCCCGCGGGGCGGAAAAAAACTGATCGATACAGTCGTTAGAGAATCCACTGTTCCAGTCCTTGAAACAGGCGCAGGCAACTGCCATATATACATTGATGAATCAGCAGATCCAACAATGTCTGAACGGATCGTCTTAAACGGAAAAACACAGCGTCCATCCGTGTGCAATGCCATTGAAACGATTTTGATTCATGAAAAGTGGCTTCAAACGAGCGGGGAAAAGCTATTGCAGCAGCTTCACGATCAATCAGTTGAAATCTATGGTGATGAGCAAATCCGCTCTATTTTTCCAAAAGCAAAACCAGCAGCTGAAGAAGATTGGAGCACAGAATATTTAGCACTGACCGTCAGCGTAAAGTCAGTGAAGGATCTGGAGGAAGCCATCCATCATATCAATAAATATGGGACAAAGCATTCAGAAGCCATACTTACAACGAATGAAGGAAACGCATCACAGTTTCAGACAAGGGTAGACGCTGCAGCTGTTTATCATAATGCATCAACCCGATTTACGGATGGCTTTGAATTTGGCTATGGAGCAGAGATCGGCATCAGCACACAAAAACTGCATGCAAGGGGACCGATGGGGCTGCCTGCGCTGACATCAAGCAAACATTTCATTTATGGAAATGGACAGATCAGGGAATAG
- a CDS encoding winged helix-turn-helix transcriptional regulator, whose product MQKKYNIPVEATLEIIGGKWKCVILCHLTHGKKRTNELKRLMPNITQKMLTQQLRELEDDGVINRIVHQQIPPKVEYELSEYGWSLQTILDSLCAWGEGHITKVYGDKSAVLEESILNK is encoded by the coding sequence ATGCAAAAAAAATACAATATACCTGTTGAAGCAACACTTGAAATCATTGGCGGCAAGTGGAAATGCGTGATTCTCTGTCACTTGACTCACGGCAAAAAACGGACAAACGAATTGAAGCGCCTGATGCCAAACATCACGCAAAAAATGCTGACACAGCAATTGCGGGAGCTTGAAGATGATGGCGTCATTAACCGGATTGTCCATCAGCAGATTCCTCCCAAAGTTGAATATGAGCTCAGCGAATACGGCTGGAGTCTGCAGACGATTTTAGATTCACTCTGTGCCTGGGGAGAAGGCCATATTACGAAGGTGTATGGGGATAAATCGGCGGTTCTTGAGGAAAGTATTCTGAATAAGTAA
- a CDS encoding aldo/keto reductase, with product MMNNLQSTTTLHNGVKMPWFGLGVFKVEEGPELVNAVKAAIKHGYRSIDTAAIYGNEEGVGQGIREGIAEAGIRREDLFVTSKVWNADLGYDQTLAAYETSLTKLGLDYLDLYLIHWPVEGKYKEAWRALETLYKSGKIKAIGVSNFQTHHLESLMEDAEIKPMINQVEFHPRLTQKTLLSFCREHGIQLEAWSPLMQGQLLNHPQLQEIANKYKKSIAQIILRWDLQNGVITIPKSTKEERIIQNAAIFDFELTDGDMALIDGLNKNERVGPDPDNFDF from the coding sequence ATGATGAACAACTTACAAAGTACAACAACTCTGCATAACGGTGTGAAAATGCCATGGTTCGGGCTTGGCGTGTTTAAAGTAGAAGAAGGACCAGAGCTTGTAAATGCCGTAAAAGCAGCCATTAAACATGGATACCGCAGTATTGATACGGCGGCTATTTATGGAAACGAAGAAGGCGTTGGACAAGGAATACGTGAAGGGATAGCTGAAGCTGGTATCCGCAGAGAAGATCTATTTGTCACATCGAAGGTCTGGAACGCGGATTTAGGTTACGATCAAACGCTCGCAGCTTATGAAACGAGCTTAACTAAACTTGGTTTAGACTACTTGGATTTATACCTGATTCACTGGCCGGTAGAAGGCAAATATAAGGAAGCATGGAGAGCGCTTGAAACTCTTTATAAGAGTGGAAAAATTAAAGCGATAGGCGTAAGCAATTTCCAAACTCATCATTTGGAAAGTCTGATGGAAGATGCGGAAATCAAACCAATGATTAACCAAGTGGAATTCCATCCGCGTCTGACTCAAAAAACTCTTCTATCGTTTTGCAGGGAACATGGTATTCAGCTTGAAGCATGGTCTCCTTTGATGCAGGGCCAATTATTGAATCATCCGCAGCTGCAGGAAATTGCAAATAAATACAAGAAATCAATTGCTCAAATCATTCTGCGGTGGGACCTTCAAAACGGAGTGATCACGATTCCAAAATCAACAAAAGAGGAACGCATCATCCAGAATGCAGCGATCTTTGATTTTGAGTTAACAGACGGGGACATGGCTCTTATTGATGGACTGAATAAAAATGAACGAGTTGGCCCTGATCCTGACAATTTTGATTTTTAA
- a CDS encoding DUF805 domain-containing protein, protein MQWYLHVLKNYAVFKGRARRKEYWMFFLMNMIVTLILTVVESITGLTDILVGIYSLIVLLPSLAVGVRRLHDTGRTGWWLLINLIPIIGTIVIIVFSCQDSQPNANKYGPNPKM, encoded by the coding sequence ATGCAATGGTACCTGCATGTGTTAAAAAATTATGCCGTTTTTAAAGGCCGTGCAAGACGGAAGGAATACTGGATGTTTTTTTTGATGAATATGATTGTCACCCTTATTTTAACTGTCGTTGAGTCAATCACCGGTCTGACTGACATCCTGGTTGGAATTTATTCTCTTATCGTTCTTTTACCTTCATTGGCAGTAGGAGTCCGCAGATTACATGATACCGGCAGAACTGGATGGTGGCTTTTAATCAACCTTATCCCGATCATTGGAACAATTGTGATTATTGTGTTCAGTTGTCAAGATAGTCAGCCGAATGCAAATAAATATGGACCAAATCCTAAGATGTAA
- a CDS encoding nucleoside hydrolase: MALKVLLFGDIGIDDIVALIYGALHEEIEIVGVVADYGNIPRKNAMASVQYLHDLFNQSDQIPIFEGAELPMTGENPTYYPEIHGEYGMGPIIPEQEYSGKGDNFLEIIKLIEAHGQDLTIISIGRLTSLATMFIHYRTLMNSVKAYYVMGGAFWVPGNVTPVSEANFHADPVAAKVVLTHASNLTIIPLNVTERAIVSQEMVDYIASIGKAKILKPLLDYYFAFYKKRNPAAPGSPVHDALTIMAPLHPEMLSYRSLPVYVVQSKDGIERGHSIADIRPYVKIGENEKKHRIAFELNYSLFFSKFMSTMTGERF; the protein is encoded by the coding sequence GTGGCGTTAAAGGTCTTGCTGTTTGGAGATATCGGCATTGATGACATTGTTGCCCTAATATATGGAGCGCTGCATGAGGAGATCGAAATCGTTGGGGTTGTAGCTGATTACGGGAACATTCCAAGAAAAAATGCAATGGCCAGCGTCCAGTATTTGCACGATTTATTTAACCAATCTGATCAAATTCCTATTTTTGAAGGGGCAGAGCTTCCGATGACAGGAGAAAATCCGACCTATTATCCTGAAATCCACGGGGAATACGGGATGGGCCCTATCATTCCTGAGCAGGAGTATTCCGGCAAGGGCGATAACTTTCTGGAAATAATAAAGCTTATTGAAGCCCATGGACAAGATCTGACCATTATCAGCATCGGCAGGCTCACATCACTTGCTACCATGTTTATTCACTATAGAACGTTAATGAACAGCGTCAAAGCATATTATGTCATGGGAGGAGCTTTTTGGGTGCCTGGAAATGTGACACCTGTGTCAGAGGCTAATTTCCATGCAGATCCTGTTGCAGCCAAAGTGGTTCTGACTCACGCAAGCAATCTGACGATTATCCCATTGAATGTAACCGAACGAGCCATTGTCAGCCAGGAAATGGTCGATTACATTGCAAGCATAGGGAAAGCCAAAATTCTAAAGCCTCTGCTTGACTACTATTTTGCTTTTTACAAAAAAAGAAATCCGGCTGCACCAGGCAGTCCTGTTCATGATGCCTTAACAATTATGGCTCCGCTTCATCCGGAAATGCTGAGCTACAGATCATTGCCCGTTTATGTTGTCCAATCAAAGGATGGGATAGAAAGAGGCCACAGTATTGCAGATATCAGACCCTATGTGAAAATCGGGGAAAACGAGAAAAAACACCGTATCGCATTTGAACTCAATTACAGTCTGTTCTTTTCTAAATTCATGTCAACCATGACGGGGGAACGATTTTAA
- a CDS encoding OsmC family protein, which yields MSFSGTTPSGHEVKMDAAEEFGGENTGARPTELLLHAVAGCTGIDIISILQKMRLNPSSFHMEVNGTRAEDHPKRFTAVHIHYILEGDLPEEKVIRAIQLSKDKYCSVSQSLNAEISVGYSINGVIGAQKI from the coding sequence ATGAGTTTCTCCGGCACAACGCCTTCAGGACATGAAGTGAAAATGGATGCCGCAGAAGAATTCGGCGGAGAAAATACAGGTGCAAGGCCAACGGAGCTGCTTTTACATGCAGTTGCAGGCTGTACTGGAATTGACATCATTTCTATCCTGCAAAAAATGAGGCTGAATCCTTCCTCTTTTCACATGGAAGTAAACGGTACACGTGCAGAAGATCATCCGAAACGCTTCACAGCGGTCCACATTCACTATATATTAGAAGGAGATCTGCCAGAAGAAAAAGTGATAAGGGCGATTCAGCTGTCGAAGGACAAATATTGTTCTGTTTCGCAATCGCTGAATGCGGAAATATCAGTTGGGTATTCGATTAATGGTGTAATCGGTGCACAGAAAATATAA
- the proB gene encoding glutamate 5-kinase, translated as MKKRIVVKIGSSSLTNRKGEIDQEKFTDHIAAIAALRQAGHEVLLVSSGAVAAGFRKLGYPARPLTLKGKQAAAAVGQSLLIQSYMEQLGSFGIIPAQILLTRNDFSKKERYKNAYATIRELLDRGILPIINENDTVSVEELTFGDNDMLSALVSGLVQADQLIILTDINGLYDSNPRENPAAKKFDQLFEITDQMMQGAEGAGSLVGTGGMKSKLIAAKTALSLGVKIFIGAGAGSGKLIEILDGKGDGTYIGGDSRFYVNSSKQWIALHSLVRGKIYVDQGAELALTANGRSLLPAGIYDITGTFEAGDVVEVFGTNGLLGKGEVLYSSESLKQVMGKRSHELTDEIISIEVIHRDRWVKA; from the coding sequence ATGAAAAAACGAATTGTCGTCAAAATTGGCAGCAGCTCCTTAACGAACCGCAAAGGAGAAATCGATCAGGAGAAGTTTACGGATCACATTGCTGCAATCGCCGCCCTTAGACAAGCTGGTCACGAGGTTTTGCTCGTCTCATCAGGAGCAGTAGCTGCAGGCTTCAGAAAATTGGGCTATCCAGCGAGACCTCTCACCCTGAAAGGAAAGCAGGCAGCAGCAGCGGTTGGACAAAGTCTCCTGATTCAATCGTATATGGAGCAGCTTGGCAGTTTTGGCATCATTCCTGCTCAAATTTTGCTCACCCGCAATGATTTTTCGAAAAAGGAACGCTATAAAAATGCCTATGCCACAATCCGTGAGCTCCTTGACCGGGGCATCCTGCCAATCATCAATGAAAACGATACGGTTTCAGTAGAAGAGTTAACCTTTGGCGACAATGACATGCTTTCGGCTCTCGTCAGCGGACTCGTACAAGCAGATCAGCTGATTATTTTGACCGACATCAACGGATTGTATGATTCTAATCCGCGTGAAAATCCAGCTGCCAAAAAGTTCGATCAGCTTTTCGAAATCACAGATCAAATGATGCAGGGAGCTGAAGGGGCAGGTTCACTTGTTGGAACAGGCGGCATGAAGTCCAAGCTCATCGCAGCAAAAACGGCTTTATCTCTAGGCGTGAAAATTTTTATCGGCGCCGGAGCGGGGTCAGGGAAATTAATCGAAATCCTTGACGGAAAAGGCGATGGAACGTACATAGGCGGAGACAGCCGTTTCTACGTCAACAGCAGCAAGCAATGGATCGCCCTGCATTCACTCGTCAGAGGAAAAATCTATGTAGATCAAGGCGCTGAGCTTGCATTGACTGCAAACGGAAGAAGTCTTTTGCCGGCGGGCATTTATGACATTACCGGCACGTTTGAAGCAGGGGACGTCGTAGAAGTTTTCGGGACAAACGGTCTGCTCGGGAAAGGAGAAGTACTCTATTCATCAGAAAGTCTGAAACAAGTAATGGGGAAACGAAGCCACGAATTGACAGATGAAATTATCTCTATCGAAGTGATTCACCGCGACCGCTGGGTCAAAGCCTGA
- a CDS encoding MFS transporter, whose product MTLDKKRSTLALLALAVSAFAIGTTEFISVGLLPMISEDLAIPVTTAGLTVSLYAVGVMFGAPILTSLTSNMSRKTLLLWIMIVFLIGNSLSAGATSIGVLLGGRIIAALSHGVFMSIGSTIAADLVPENRRASAISIMFTGLTVATVTGVPFGTFIGQQFGWRLAFIVIIIIGLAALIANSILVPSDLKKGNRTTFADQLKLVKNGRLLLVFMITALGYGGTFVVFTYLSPLLQNVTGFKEGTVAMILLVYGIAIAIGNMIGGKLSNKNPIKALFYMFIVQAIVLFVLSFTAPFKIAGLLTILLMGLFAFMNVPGLQVYVVMLAERFVPSAVDVASAINIAAFNAGIAIGAFLGGIITDSIGLIHTAWIGGFMVLGAVILTGWSRALENKDQKMQGQKLAG is encoded by the coding sequence ATGACTTTAGATAAAAAGAGAAGTACGCTCGCGCTGCTCGCATTAGCAGTCAGTGCTTTTGCCATTGGTACAACTGAATTCATCAGCGTCGGTTTGCTTCCGATGATTTCTGAGGATTTAGCCATACCTGTTACAACTGCAGGATTAACCGTTTCTTTATATGCAGTGGGGGTCATGTTCGGGGCACCGATTCTGACATCGCTCACATCAAACATGTCACGCAAAACGTTATTGCTTTGGATTATGATTGTTTTTCTTATCGGCAATAGTCTTTCTGCCGGAGCTACAAGCATTGGAGTTTTATTAGGCGGACGTATTATCGCAGCACTTTCACACGGTGTGTTTATGTCGATCGGTTCAACGATTGCAGCTGACCTTGTACCAGAAAACCGCCGGGCAAGTGCAATTTCCATCATGTTTACTGGTCTGACAGTAGCAACTGTAACAGGAGTTCCGTTTGGAACATTTATTGGCCAGCAATTTGGCTGGAGACTTGCATTTATTGTGATTATTATTATTGGGCTGGCTGCACTTATTGCCAACAGCATTTTAGTGCCGTCTGATTTGAAAAAAGGCAATCGCACAACATTTGCCGATCAGCTGAAACTAGTAAAGAACGGCCGTCTGCTGCTTGTCTTTATGATTACAGCTCTTGGATACGGTGGAACATTCGTTGTCTTTACGTACCTGTCACCGCTGCTTCAAAATGTAACAGGTTTTAAAGAAGGAACAGTAGCAATGATTTTACTTGTTTATGGAATTGCGATCGCCATCGGAAATATGATTGGCGGAAAGCTATCGAATAAAAATCCGATTAAGGCATTATTTTATATGTTTATTGTGCAGGCTATCGTACTCTTCGTGTTAAGCTTTACCGCTCCATTCAAAATTGCAGGTTTGCTGACGATTTTATTGATGGGACTATTTGCTTTCATGAACGTGCCTGGGCTTCAGGTTTATGTCGTCATGCTTGCGGAACGTTTTGTGCCAAGTGCCGTTGATGTGGCATCTGCGATCAATATTGCTGCGTTTAATGCAGGAATTGCGATTGGCGCATTCTTGGGAGGAATCATTACGGATTCAATTGGCCTGATTCACACTGCCTGGATCGGAGGATTCATGGTTTTGGGCGCTGTTATTCTTACGGGCTGGAGCCGCGCGCTAGAAAATAAAGATCAGAAAATGCAAGGACAAAAACTAGCTGGATAA
- a CDS encoding BTAD domain-containing putative transcriptional regulator has product MQRILEHKIKIPSPHNYFVRKRLYSYLDKHSSASLFLINCDAGYGKTSLVSGYVRHKKVPAVWYHLDADDQEAHIFLSYLKTAILRITSNNEMNLIVNREEIESEFQDLLSILTNWSDLLFIVIDNCQHIESNNKIHQMLDQLLQYSSSSITFILIGQTRIKRIPVQLKLNRRVIEINKEHLSFTKTETEQYLRHLHGIQQNHEITAVHEKTDGWITGIQFYLQSIQDMEDRTHSDAIMNFPGIHDIHDYFTFHVMARLPEDLKIFLYKTSLLTELDLSVINQFLAIPNSEKIIDGLLTRGVFLSKDEQGVLCYHPMFQSYLYEEFQDILKDSDQDISDHHIKIAKVYKDKCMFFPSFVHYVAGEDYYQAAQLVRNMELRYNPDKFLILILNWLDGIYAHDKMPFDSVFLFRCIPLAILDQLILPIEKYMKILEEKENLLQLCHLQYCLATIYRHKGEFEKAKCFYLTSLDYSEKWNIHSSTVLNLVGLSEVYLNSGLFHEAEKKARQALFLSERYQITHCQIYALWFLAEIHLQQNKADTALPFLEQLKTLLDHAIEYDARSVYLYYSLSRLKALQKDYAQSLEFAEKGMRDANKFGNDLDLGGSYFQLGQTYIQMKNWDKAEEYLNLAVKELEYFTFYRCLAKSKLVNLFELKGDYKAANEMRNDLLNICRINQYHYLAEQINLTQRCIVISNIPMVQPLSIKVLGDFKVTLDGKPVIIKRKSSLKMLQLLIVNRQKKLQKDYMLDTLFPEVTFESINNHFYVSLSTLRKVLEPELNSGRNSRYISQIDDHYILKSEHLYLDVDEFLSLSDNNSNSLSKIPIEKLLKAESLYKGNLFEEYPYEPFIEQERERIRAKHLTILRTLAHYNWSINDFTNGIEYFEKILAIDPYQELIYLEYIKKLLENNLFIQAKNVAERNIKFVEKELGINVSTKINEIFHPYSFSM; this is encoded by the coding sequence ATGCAAAGAATTTTAGAACATAAAATTAAAATACCCAGCCCACATAATTACTTTGTTCGTAAAAGACTATATTCGTACCTAGATAAACATTCTTCTGCCTCCCTTTTCTTAATAAACTGTGATGCAGGATATGGAAAAACTTCTTTAGTTTCAGGATATGTGCGGCATAAAAAAGTGCCGGCCGTCTGGTACCATTTGGACGCGGATGATCAGGAAGCTCATATTTTTCTTAGTTATCTCAAAACTGCTATTTTAAGAATAACTTCAAATAATGAAATGAATTTAATTGTTAATCGTGAAGAGATCGAAAGTGAATTCCAGGATCTTCTTTCCATCCTAACAAATTGGTCTGATCTCCTATTTATTGTTATAGACAACTGCCAGCACATAGAAAGCAATAACAAAATACACCAAATGCTAGATCAACTTCTTCAATATTCTTCTTCTTCCATAACATTTATTTTAATAGGACAAACTAGAATTAAACGAATCCCAGTACAATTAAAATTAAATCGCAGAGTTATAGAGATAAATAAGGAACATTTATCTTTTACGAAAACAGAAACTGAACAATATCTTAGACATTTGCACGGCATTCAACAAAATCATGAAATTACTGCTGTCCATGAAAAAACAGATGGGTGGATAACAGGTATACAATTCTATCTTCAATCTATTCAAGATATGGAGGATAGAACTCACAGTGATGCCATTATGAATTTTCCCGGTATTCATGACATTCATGATTATTTTACTTTTCATGTAATGGCTAGACTGCCAGAAGATTTGAAAATCTTTCTCTATAAAACCTCTTTGCTTACAGAACTTGACCTATCTGTTATTAATCAGTTCCTGGCAATTCCTAACTCTGAGAAAATAATAGATGGTCTATTAACAAGAGGGGTCTTCCTTTCCAAAGATGAACAAGGGGTTCTATGTTATCATCCTATGTTTCAGTCTTATTTATATGAAGAGTTTCAGGATATACTGAAAGATTCTGATCAAGATATTAGCGATCACCATATAAAGATCGCAAAAGTCTACAAAGATAAATGTATGTTTTTCCCTTCGTTTGTGCATTATGTTGCAGGTGAGGATTACTATCAAGCCGCTCAATTAGTAAGAAATATGGAGCTAAGATATAATCCTGACAAATTTTTGATCCTTATTCTTAACTGGTTAGATGGGATTTACGCTCACGACAAGATGCCATTTGACAGCGTTTTCCTTTTTCGTTGCATTCCCCTAGCCATATTAGATCAGCTGATCCTTCCAATTGAAAAGTATATGAAAATCTTAGAAGAAAAAGAAAACCTTCTACAGTTATGTCATCTTCAATATTGTTTGGCTACAATATACAGACACAAAGGTGAGTTCGAAAAGGCAAAATGTTTTTACCTTACTTCATTAGATTACAGTGAAAAATGGAACATTCACTCCTCTACTGTGTTGAATCTTGTTGGACTTTCAGAAGTCTATCTCAATTCTGGTCTTTTTCATGAAGCAGAAAAGAAAGCAAGGCAAGCGTTATTTTTATCAGAAAGATACCAGATTACTCATTGTCAAATATACGCACTTTGGTTCTTGGCTGAAATTCATCTACAACAAAATAAGGCCGATACTGCTTTACCTTTTTTAGAACAATTGAAAACGTTATTGGATCATGCTATAGAATATGACGCTCGAAGTGTTTATCTTTATTATTCTTTGAGTCGGTTAAAGGCATTGCAAAAGGATTATGCTCAATCACTGGAATTTGCAGAAAAAGGGATGCGTGATGCTAATAAATTTGGGAATGACCTTGACCTCGGCGGATCATACTTTCAATTAGGGCAAACCTATATACAAATGAAAAATTGGGATAAAGCAGAAGAATACTTAAACTTAGCAGTGAAGGAACTTGAATATTTTACGTTTTATCGTTGTCTAGCAAAAAGCAAGCTTGTAAATCTATTCGAATTAAAAGGTGATTATAAGGCTGCCAATGAAATGAGGAATGATTTATTAAATATCTGCCGGATAAATCAATATCATTATTTAGCTGAACAAATCAACCTAACCCAGAGATGTATCGTAATAAGTAATATTCCAATGGTCCAGCCATTATCCATTAAGGTTTTAGGGGATTTTAAGGTAACTCTTGATGGGAAACCTGTCATCATAAAACGTAAATCGAGCCTAAAAATGCTTCAGCTATTAATCGTAAATAGACAAAAAAAATTACAAAAAGACTACATGCTTGATACTCTTTTTCCCGAAGTTACTTTTGAATCCATAAACAACCACTTTTATGTTTCATTATCGACTTTACGAAAAGTGCTCGAACCTGAACTAAATTCAGGAAGAAATTCACGTTATATCAGTCAAATTGATGATCATTATATACTCAAATCTGAACATCTTTATTTAGACGTGGATGAATTTCTTTCTCTATCGGATAATAATTCAAATTCTTTATCAAAAATTCCAATAGAGAAACTATTAAAGGCGGAGTCTTTATATAAAGGAAACTTGTTTGAAGAATATCCTTACGAGCCTTTCATTGAGCAAGAACGTGAGAGAATACGGGCAAAACACCTTACTATTTTAAGAACGTTGGCTCATTATAATTGGAGTATAAATGATTTTACTAATGGAATTGAATACTTTGAAAAAATACTGGCCATAGATCCTTATCAGGAATTAATTTATCTTGAATATATTAAGAAGCTGCTGGAAAATAACTTGTTTATACAGGCAAAAAATGTAGCTGAACGTAATATTAAGTTTGTAGAGAAAGAGCTTGGAATTAATGTAAGCACTAAAATAAATGAAATATTTCATCCTTACTCTTTCTCGATGTAA